The Candidatus Palauibacter australiensis genome includes a region encoding these proteins:
- a CDS encoding SRPBCC domain-containing protein, with protein MTPPADRACRVTRTIPAPPEAVFRAWTEPDRIRHWSCPPGGTIRDSQVDLVPGGPYRLLIEAEEGTLHTAFGVYREVDPPNRLVYTWDWEEPASAVGETLVTVEFIAAGASTEVVLAHEGFAAPEAAEGHRLGWTWSLERLEGLFR; from the coding sequence ATGACCCCTCCTGCCGATCGAGCGTGCCGCGTCACGAGAACGATCCCCGCGCCGCCGGAGGCGGTGTTCCGCGCCTGGACCGAACCGGATCGGATCCGGCACTGGTCCTGCCCTCCGGGCGGGACGATCCGGGACTCGCAGGTAGACCTCGTGCCCGGGGGACCGTACCGCCTTCTCATCGAGGCGGAAGAAGGGACGCTCCATACGGCGTTCGGAGTATACCGCGAGGTCGATCCCCCGAACCGGCTCGTGTACACCTGGGACTGGGAGGAGCCCGCATCCGCGGTCGGCGAGACGCTCGTCACGGTCGAGTTCATCGCCGCCGGAGCGTCGACCGAGGTCGTCCTCGCGCATGAGGGCTTCGCCGCCCCCGAAGCCGCGGAGGGACACCGTCTCGGGTGGACGTGGTCGCTGGAGCGCCTGGAAGGTCTCTTCCGCTGA